The window TTCAATCTGCAAAGAATTTAGTATAGTAAAATTCTGCGAGTAAGAaccttccattttaaaatttagcctaaACAGAgcattaaaagcaaggtgaacacACCTTAGCACCAAACCCGGTGTGGCAATcacgtcacgcatgcgcacaaccatttcacctgaTTCATTGGCAACTTCGGTCTTGTTTGGCCTCATCAGCGTGGCAGAAACAACTTACAAGGTAGGTGTTTTGGGGCACCCCTAAACAGATTCTTACATATATGGTAATTAACAAAAATTTAGGCTATCtaggttcttattttctgaagaaaaaaatcaagttgtaGATAGCAGAATCTCACTCGCGGGGTTTTAATTTTTTCGCTCCGGCAATGTGCAACCTCCAAGCACATCTAACTACAGTCGTACGTGTACAAAAACGTAACCCAACGTTTAACATGAAGTATATTTTACACAGTGTTTAAGTGACAATTAATGGACAAAGTTACCCGGTCTGTTTGCACAACTAGGGCCAGGCAGGTGGAAAGAAAAGAAGTTGGCATTTCCTGACATTTCATACAGACGAAAAGATCGTTATTGTTTATGAGTTATTGTTTATGATCGCCCCATTAAATTAGATGGGTCGAATCCCGCAACTATGTTAAAAAATAAGTACAGCCTGTAACCTTCTTTTAAGATATGTTTGACCACGTATATTTTCCCCAATGGCATGATTTTGTGACCAATTAAGTGTCGCCCGGACTTCCGCGCACCAGAGAGGAACTCTTCACGAAAAAATTGTTACTTCAAATCGATTTTAATATAGCTGACAAAGTCACATGGGCCCACTGGAATTTGCCGCACCGTTCCGAACAGCTTTTAACAGCGTAgttaaggaaggtgcctactaattcaaaggtattttttgctCCGGTTtacgattatgcaggaaatgtagatcttaacaagtgttattgaaatccaaaagtaaATTgagagtaaccacgcatttttcaaagataaatcatgaataatatttataagaagctttcaaatacaaagcagtatatggcgttctttctcaaattgaagcttaattatctctcaaaaatgcatggttacccccaattttctttttggataccaagagtacttaccaacatctactttctctggatagttttaaaccgcaaaaatatccctgtattagtcagcatcaccgataggaaatccgagtatctcgagatgcacagaacgtatgcgcaataacaataataggaaCCGTTCTTAAAAAAGTCTGAAATCTTAGGAGGATGAGAAGCTTTCACTTTGAAAGTGAGGATTTCCGCCAGCGACCTTGTAGGGACGTCGCTTTTCTTTCCAGTGACGACGCTCAGGCACAAGAACAGTGTCAGCAGGGGGAATAGCTTTCCTTGACAAGCCCACTTgcccacttgtcaaggaaaacttgccgactgtacacactagcgaGTTCTCCTCGAAAAGCTTTTCCTTGATAAGTtctccttggtagtgtaaatgaaaaacatgacaagttttccttgacaagtgcacttgacaagtaatttcaccctgcgagcagagcctccatttgtctttttctttactgagaaggagaaaagtaggctctgtccgaatcgcgtcaactctttgaagccgccgcagcccgaacttctgggctagtcaatcttgttttctctcgtcaaaccggtttttcccgcgcgagcgtccgtttagtgacaaaaccgatggttataattgagcccgctgtaccaggaaaaaccaagatggcggcgagatctggcatattaggcttgggttcgagactgtatccgggcaacatgcagcgcatattcaataaagatcttactcgattcatgcagagcctttctcgagaacgccaaaatcgagcaagcaaaagaaaggctctgctagcagggtgaagtaatttacactagcaaatatcgtccttgacGAGTTTTTCCTGAACAAGTGTCCTTGCTAAAAAACGAGCACgccagtttttgaacaaggagacttattaaggaaaaaattgtcaaggaaaacttgctggtgtaaatgaggctttcaACACCTTTCCGTCTTCGGGAAACACCCCTTGGGAATCTTCCCTGTTACGTAGCTACCCCGTGCCGATTCCAATCGATTCTACGCGGAGAAAAACTGAAGAATTTTCCTACGACAATAACcgcaataatatttttataatttatttaatgcatCCATCTTATTTCACTTTTGTAGGAGttatacaaagtgaaaatacaataaataaCTATACAtgagaagaaaggaaaaaaataatactgaaggaaaataggaaaattaaaagaattaaaagaaaaacaagacatACAACTTATTCAATAATAAAAGTAGATTAGAACTGATTTTACCTAAATTAATTTCAAAGTCTATATAACCACTCCCAAATCGATACAAAGTTCATTTGTCAGAACGAGTCGATGCGGTTTTCAAGTGAGGAGTGCAACAAAGGATAAATCAAATTAACAATGTTCGAACCAGTTGTAGAGAAAGAAACAATCATTGGTGGAACCGGAATATGAGATTAAAAGAGAATCCTTGCGTGACAGTCTGATCAGAATTGAGACGCTCTAATGAAGCCAACTTAACCACCTAAGTGGTAAGATGATATGGTAGCCGGTAGTTTCTCCTGCACTAAAGTCGCCAACACGCAAGACTCACATAAAAATGACCTGAACTTGAGAATGTGCGATTTCCTATACAAAAGTTGCCGGTGTCAGCAAAACGACTCTATGTGTGAGGGCAAATCGACCTCACTTGTGTGGGATATTTGACCTCAGTATAGGTGATCTACTTAAGGCCAAAACGACTTGTACGTAAAACAACCGACATCCATAGTTATTAAGGTGATGACAAACAGTTCAATGTTGTGCCACAATAGATTTTGCTgagcaacatttgttgaaagTCATTTGAAAATGTAACCCTTAAATTTCCACCCCATCGCCTAGAATAACCTCTAAGCATAAAAGACAAGCTCAGGCAAAGAACTTCAAATAGAGATGCTTATCACAATTTTTGAAGTGCTAACCGTTTTGAAATCACTGCTTCGATCGTAATAATTCCGCAGATCAGTGGCAAACTACACAACGATTTCTCCATGTCCATACCCTAAGTTCTGTATCTAAAACTGAGATTTTCTCTTCTGTATGCCAGTGCCACAAGTgttgaggccctcccagggagTGGGGAGGGGATGAGAGGGGAGGAGAGGGGGGGTCCTTATTCtcttgaagaatttgtttgcatttctttatttccaaaataaccctcaaacttgttctcagctttttgtTCTCTAAAATGGTTTATCTTCCATATTCCCAAATGGCCATTTGTTTGATTAAAAATTAGCCCCATTTGCATCGttattaaacttaaaattcaaaaaaatattaatttaatcttaaacgaggcaacaaggctaatttgcaaggaaacaaaatacTACTAAAtggtagccattttggaataaggtgtattttgtctttgttccctcattcccagttcaaattagcaaTGTTTCCCAAGACCCCTGGGGCAGGGAGGGCCTCAGTGTTGGGAATATAACATTGTGTAATGTGAAAGGAAGTGTCCCAAGGGGTTTTGGTGGATAGCTTTTAGCGACAATCTTGAGGAGCAACAGACCTTGGTATTAAATCTCTTTATAGATTAAATTCTTCTCTTAATGCCACCTCCTCTTTGTGTGCTTTGCTGTTTAAGTGCATGTTGTAAGGAATTGGCCCATTGAGATCCTTGCCGCAAATGTCGCAGTAGAAGTTTTCACTGGAGCTGcttttgtcattattattaccatatGCTGTGAAACAGAAACACACCACCTTAAGTAAACCACATTGTATATACTGGGTTGTTAATTTCCAACTATACACTGTATACATtaacatagaaatgaaaattcaCGGGTTCTGAGTACAGCTGTTGAAAGTATCCTTTTTTCTCCGAATTTGAAACCATGGTAACCATTATTAACAAGAATGACAGAAGGTATGACATTTTTCCACCATTTTAAGGCTTAAGAATATACACtaaacaatttttaattttaccaCAAATGCTTGTAATCttgcaatgtgattggctaatttgccattgtcgataagagtctagacaacgctgcttgcgccatgctcgcgtcaatttgtcacacaatgcaatagccaatcaggaacgctcattttggaaaataaaccaatcatattgcaacaaaaaaaaagttatagacaacgcttgctctttcttcgtgtcGTGATTTCGGTCACGCTCTGAAAAAAACacttctttggcgttgaatattgtggtaaaaaacaaatcgaaagtggttcagcgttgtctgtactcttatcgacaacgatattcgtcatcaaagtggtcaaaatgttgtgacTAAGCCTAAGGGGTCTATTACTGATGCCTGTTGCAATTTCCAAAGCTCTAAATCAACAAAAACTATGAATGGATAAGTAATAAATTAGCAAGCTAAAGAAGGCTGTCTAGCCGGTACCAGGGGTTTTGTCTGGCCATCAACCATTTCTGACAGAGCTACTCACCAGATTTATATGGCTTGAACACTGGTTCACCAAACTTGCCACCACTTTCTCTCTTCTCTTCCTCTGTTCTTTGCTGTTTCCTCTCTTCAAGCCATGGAAGAGCAGAAATCTTATTTTCTAGAACCTGAAAAACAGATTTGAAAAAACACTCTACAGTAAATAAAAATTCtgattttcatatttaaatttaagtTTAAGCCAAGGAGGTCAATTCtaaagcaataatattgttttctttcaattactctactaccatttgcgtccatccttgaagcgTGACGAATTTTGCGCGAAGGtttacttttcaaacgttaacGGTTTGTCCGGTTATGTTACTTTTGACCATTGAAACGTTGGCAGTTATGTCGTGAAATTCACATAAcataccagcatgttttgttcacgAGCTCTTGAAAGTTTCAGGTTTTCCGTGAGAGCGTTCGGGTATTGCTTGACCGTCCTGAAGACGTCTCTGCTCGTTTTGCAAAGGAGACAAAAAAATTTGAAGTTAACAAGTTTGGAAGGAGATAGAattaccgctgctctaccgactgagctacatggtcagacgggagcaggccgtgggaactgacgatgttaaagtcacggcaattaacatgtgcGAGTACAAAgtaaggattacgtttttgcaaacgttggccgtgtagcacttatatttgaacagacttaactgattagagtgtgatgtgaagtgctaagtatctaccccatatgaaccatgtgagcgttagaactactgatggaaatggtcccacacaaggacagagaaaaactctgaacagggtgggaattgaacccacgaccttcgggttagatcaccggtACTCTAActactgagctacaaggtcagacgggagcaggccgtgggaactgcaAAAAGGTAATCCCTACTTTCTAGTTTCACTTGGGtttcatgtatttttttctcGTAGTCGCTGAATCACGTATCTCCTCTTGGTAAAGTATACCAAATTTCATATTTCGTGTCTTTGGAAACTCACGGGAGATAGATGTTCATAACTCTTCTAGATTCCTAGGCAGATTCATAAATATCTCCGGTCTCACGGAAAACCTGAAAACTTGAAGAgcacgtgaacaaaacatgctggtatACCGTCAAAAACGTGGTCAATTTTCACAACATAACCGCCAAcgtttcattggttaaaagtgACACACGACCCGACAAACCGTTgacgtttgaaaagtaaaacttcgcgcaaaattcgtcacgcttcaaggatggacgcaaatggtagtagTTTCTTGCTGTTCATTATCCTTGCAAATAAAGTCACTTTTCAGACAAGCCCCGGCCTTGGGACGATCTGAAGTAGAGCTATACATGGATCACTCCTTTCAACGGGTTTGGTTTTCACACTAGTTGACGACTCCTCGAACAATTGTAGCTTTACCTGTAATCGAGAAATATCCGTTCCTTCGATACGTTTTCAGGAAGAAACTGCAATTCTGAGGCACATGGGATCGTCGTTCAACACGACATGCCCGCATTCGTCATTTTGGTAAAGTATATCAAATTCCATATATCGTGCTTGGAAACTCACGGGAGATAGATGTTTACAACTCTTCAAGACTTCAAGTCAGATTCATAAATATCTCCGCTCTCACGGAAAACCTGAAAACTTGAAGAgcacgtgaacaaaacatgctggtatgcCGCCAAAAACGTTGTCAATTTCATGACACAACTGCCAACGTTTCATCGGTCAAAAGTGACACATAACCTGACAAACCgttaacgtttgaaaagtaaaacttcgcGCAAAATTCGTCATGCTTCAACgatggacgcaaatggtagtattAAAATTACGTATGAATTGAAGACTGACCTCCAAAAAGGCTAAGGAGAATCTTTTCACCAAGCATTTTAAAGACAATTTTCCCAAAATGCTAGGAGTCAAAgcgttaatggaggggacaaaCCGGTAGTTTTTGCCTgattaagggcggtgcctactattgttattgcgcatacgttctgcacatctcgaaaTACTATGTaattattgactgagtgggaggaccggacgggaaaatatttggcccgcgGTCATGGCGTATGCGCGAGGTCCATGCATGACCGAGGGCCacatattttcctgtccggcccgacctaaactcagtcaataagcattttatcatatgggctctttacactatttatgagcagccagaagatgaagtttggccaaaataaaaaacaaaaattgcacaaggaaatttatttaatatgttgtttgcatttgcttttctggctgtaaattacttggatgtttaaaagcgacgaaatccccaAATATTGCAttgcacggagcagtacgtgttcctagtagagccgtacggcttttttccggccctgctcgcgctaatgcgtacggccctcatacggggctTTTCTCAATAGTtctgcaatgaaagcgcgcgagGGGCCggacgggccatatgataatcagattcctatgggtggtgcttattaatagagggatatttttgtgcggttcaaAGCTATGctgagaaagcagaacttagcaagtgctcttggtatccaaaaagaaaattgggggtaaccacgcatttttcagagataataaagcttcattttggaaaagaacgctttacattgctttgtatttaaaccctttgatgtccaaaccggcctaaaccgtccagactattttactctgtctaacgcctgacgattttactcgtcaatggggaacccctgggagttaatgggttaaagctttttacaaaattaatgttgttatttaattatcttcgaaaaatgcgtggttacgccaattttctttttggatttcaattaacaattattggatgaggttgcgcatgttagcgataattataaaggccaaagtttgtgttatctgccgaaggctgaggcggataacacaaactgaggccttgataattatcgctaacatgcgaaaaccaaattcaataattgttttattatgcatattcctgagctgagctccgccatgacaaaactaaTCGAACTGCtcgttagtgtgttaggtgacgtcacttctgcatgcataaaactattgtctgtaggtatgacgtcaattctacatatataaaatctattgtttgtaggtatgacgtaagagaaacagagcaagcaagaattagctgcgtgcttatagccaaacaaaatcgagctggtgacaccaatgtataataataacacttgttgagatctgcttttcccacatagtcagtaaacctctcaaaaatacctttgaattcgtaggcaccgtccttaacccaCTGACTTCTCAAGTGCCCAGCTAGGACACCtccaattgacaagtaaaattgcctggcgttagacagttACTAAAagaaggggacatagtttttagagagctttagatgcTAGGAtaagaacgactacgagtaggagattttctcatagaacaacagtgagcgcgcgcaagcaagcgtcattagggagcttacgaaacgacgacgccgacggcaacaacaacgctacaaaacaataggtttagtgtgcaaaaacaatggctctgcacgctctgcacgagcattttacattttggtacatttctttgccgtgatctcctaaatgacgacgtgaaatgaccaaattcaaggttctgtggaggacgttagcacatgacgatgagttttcagttctctccctacgcttccaacccacacataccagtttaattcctcgacagttactacacatttttaacgccaaacgaaatagtttcgtagtgatatgaataacgcgaactcctatttttaaatgaagtcgtcgtagccgtcgtcgtcctcgtttggtaagctccctattaaggagtttacgatctacgacggcgacgtcgacgtcgacgaaaacgtcccctcaaaataaaactttgcgctatcgtaagtttctcgcggtttggccatctcgttcccgtcgtacaatgtgggcgaagtatcctaaaaataaattgttacgagcggtttcagagtaaaaatagagaatgaaagattcacatttgaatgctcgcgttgtcgtcaaaacctcaaatttggtgatttcacgtggTTGTTGCGCAGAGTACCGCACGATtatctgctaaaatgcgtgtcgtgcgtgcagcacgattatttttcctcttttaaccaatcaattgttgtttcgtggcgttcttgttgacgaccgcgtcgtagatcttaaagtccctattttggcgggaaaaacgtgatactgTCGTCATTTTAGGACAagcttttgcaaaaatgtcatcgtgtcaaaacaagtcaacaacatggtagaaattttggcattttttgatcagCAGAAAGGCTCATTtcccagcaataagaataactcaGCATttacctatactgctaacaaagagtacgATTAATTGTACGGATTAgaaattttctaagtatttttgcTAAAAATGGGCAATCAAAACTCATACTCGTTCTCGtcttagaatctaaaggtccctttTGACTGATTaaagaaaaatgccaaaatAATATTGTTCCACCACCGTCATCTGATATGATTGTACAAGATAAAAAGTTTCCTTCTAAACCCGAATCCCCTCTGCCAGTCCTCTCTTGCATCCTCCTCTTTTTGCAACCTCTTCTGAGGTCCTCTAAACCAAATCCTTCCCAATTCCTTGCAAATAATTTGCCAGTGCTTTCTTCCATCTCCCCCACAACCCCATCAACCATCCTCTTAGTATCTCACCCACCCCTACCATAGTCCCCCTCCTCCAAGAGTTTCATGTCCCCCCTCCCATCCCTCTCTACTCCCTCCCCAAACGTCAACAATCACTTCTTCCTGTCCCATTGCCCTACTCCTCCAGGGACGATTGCCCTTTTCCCCATCACCCTCCCCTCCCACACCTACCATCATGTACGTTGCAGGAACAAATCCTACATTACCACTGCCATTTCTTGCTTCCCACCAGTGTGGATTTGTTGGGTGTGCCCTACAGAATTCCAGGTTTTCTCCTTGTGTTATTGTCAATTCATCAAATCCCCCAGGTCTGTCAGGGTTTGCCCTGTAGTTGTACTTTGCCAAGAGTTTGACTGGTTTGTCACCATTTTGAACTGGTTCCACTGGAACTGAATAACAAATTATTAACTTCAAATAATCAAAAGAATAATTGCTTTTGCTAAAACGGTTAACAAGTAAAGTCACACACAAGCCCACGCAGCCACTCATGGCCGCAGATTATCTTGGTTTCAAGTAGCATGAAGTGACAGAGAGTATTGCTACTCCCCCCCTGGACAAGATACTGGTCCAACGCAGGGTTTTACCCCCAGCAATatgtacccatttatacacctgggtcgAGAGGGGCATTGTGGAGGAAAGTTTCTTGTCTAATGAAATAACATGGCATCTCACTGAGCAAGAACTTGAACTAGCATCCCTGGGGTCAAGAGTCAGAAGTGCTGATCACCGCACCAATGGCCTCTACTTTATCAAAACAACACcaataatattaaaattatattattatgatAACAAAAACATTATCTTGTTGATGTCATTTATTGCTGTTAAACTTTAGTTCAAAATGACCTGtaaaaaagtgtttttactCAAACTACAAAATACACGGCCAAGGGTTAGTGGCTAAGTGAAGTCCAAAACAAAGT of the Montipora foliosa isolate CH-2021 chromosome 14, ASM3666993v2, whole genome shotgun sequence genome contains:
- the LOC137985107 gene encoding uncharacterized protein gives rise to the protein MTTKTRTYGRGILRFTSWEPCRLPGHIKTSACQTHLAEQSDHVNSAKTVAMQITSVNGVPVEPVQNGDKPVKLLAKYNYRANPDRPGGFDELTITQGENLEFCRAHPTNPHWWEARNGSGNVGFVPATYMMVLENKISALPWLEERKQQRTEEEKRESGGKFGEPVFKPYKSAYGNNNDKSSSSENFYCDICGKDLNGPIPYNMHLNSKAHKEEVALREEFNL